The following coding sequences lie in one Jonesia denitrificans DSM 20603 genomic window:
- a CDS encoding DegV family protein: MSTSRVVLLTDSTAGSVPAEVSRVPLHVHAGDREFLDDSTFAQDDADAYVRSGRPLRTSQPTQAQFSEAYAQAFRHGASDVVVVVLSARLSGTHHQAVLAGRAWPGRVHVVDSYAAGQALGYLATDAWTLANQGASAVTIAQWLVDARARVGAEFCVESLERLLAGGRLTLPMGSVGQRLGIRPMLSLAGGVIRPHGAVRSQQAGKARLVAAARRARDNGATRFTVHHCVSPTDAEHLADMVETEVGIVPMVSPLSTVLAAHTGAGTLAVAWAGPEPRSN, encoded by the coding sequence GTGTCAACATCTCGTGTCGTTCTTCTCACGGACTCAACAGCCGGGTCAGTTCCAGCCGAGGTTTCGCGTGTCCCACTTCATGTGCACGCGGGTGATCGGGAATTCCTTGATGATTCCACGTTTGCGCAAGATGACGCAGATGCATACGTGAGATCTGGTCGGCCACTACGAACCTCGCAGCCAACCCAAGCACAGTTCTCTGAAGCCTATGCGCAGGCATTCCGCCACGGGGCAAGCGACGTGGTTGTCGTCGTGTTGTCCGCTCGCCTGTCTGGAACTCACCATCAAGCAGTGTTAGCTGGAAGGGCGTGGCCTGGTCGAGTCCACGTCGTGGACTCCTATGCTGCAGGTCAGGCGTTGGGCTACTTGGCCACTGACGCATGGACGTTGGCGAATCAGGGGGCGTCTGCGGTCACCATCGCCCAGTGGCTTGTTGATGCGCGTGCCCGGGTGGGCGCAGAATTTTGTGTGGAATCCTTGGAGCGGCTTCTTGCCGGGGGGCGGTTGACGTTACCGATGGGATCGGTTGGGCAGCGGTTAGGGATCCGCCCGATGCTTTCTCTTGCTGGTGGGGTGATTCGTCCCCATGGTGCGGTGCGCTCACAGCAAGCTGGCAAGGCGCGGTTGGTTGCGGCTGCTCGGCGTGCTCGTGACAATGGCGCGACACGCTTTACTGTTCACCATTGTGTGTCTCCCACGGATGCAGAGCACCTGGCGGACATGGTCGAAACGGAGGTGGGCATTGTTCCGATGGTGTCACCGTTGTCAACGGTTCTTGCCGCTCACACTGGTGCCGGCACTCTCGCTGTGGCGTGGGCTGGACCTGAACCACGCAGTAACTAG
- a CDS encoding ComEA family DNA-binding protein, protein MNPHDESQPRASSSRLLDTYTAAHGHPLNHDGLVSRQRTIQRWTWGTTAATVALMCALVVFLVITISSYTTPQPILDSSAPTAVNEPADIEPASDPADQEPHTVEDTTGNTPAPTSGPVVHVAGEVEQPGIYTLTDGARVADALNAAGGLTTDAHPDAHNLARLVQDGEQILVPHKDDDPPVNVPSPTPSTAPETGPININTATSEDLQTLPGIGPALAQRIIDDRTTHGPFPTVHSLDRVRGIGPTILENLTPHLTTGAS, encoded by the coding sequence GTGAACCCGCACGACGAATCTCAACCCCGAGCCTCCTCATCACGCCTTCTTGACACCTACACTGCAGCCCACGGGCACCCACTCAACCATGACGGGTTGGTGTCTCGTCAACGCACCATTCAGCGGTGGACGTGGGGTACGACTGCCGCAACAGTAGCGCTCATGTGTGCACTCGTTGTGTTCCTCGTGATCACCATCTCCTCGTACACCACACCACAACCCATCCTTGACTCAAGTGCCCCTACAGCTGTCAATGAACCCGCTGACATCGAGCCCGCCAGTGACCCAGCTGACCAGGAGCCGCACACTGTTGAGGACACCACCGGCAACACCCCTGCCCCCACCAGTGGCCCGGTGGTCCATGTTGCCGGGGAAGTAGAACAACCGGGGATATACACGCTAACCGATGGTGCTCGAGTGGCAGATGCCCTCAACGCCGCTGGCGGTCTCACCACCGATGCTCACCCCGATGCCCATAACCTTGCCCGTCTCGTTCAGGACGGGGAACAAATCCTTGTCCCTCACAAAGACGACGACCCACCTGTCAACGTTCCGTCCCCAACCCCATCAACCGCACCAGAGACTGGCCCTATCAACATCAACACCGCCACCAGTGAGGACCTCCAAACGCTCCCCGGTATTGGGCCTGCGCTGGCGCAACGCATCATTGATGACCGCACCACACACGGGCCGTTTCCCACGGTGCACTCACTGGACCGAGTCCGCGGGATCGGACCAACGATCCTGGAGAACCTCACCCCTCACCTCACCACGGGGGCTTCGTGA
- a CDS encoding ComEC/Rec2 family competence protein: MKVRDLRLVPLALLTWIAVACARLSLSWALGVLALLMIGAAVGVIAGLRHSPRPTAWATGLVLAALISSFAVTHMVILHQRTHHAQWPQAVTTTAEVCINGTVATASQPTSQSTPDQPRWYTDLVVDTLTVMIIHDAPLERGDRITACGTTREAPRTSHRVALLDTHTITTHAHPTGPTAWSNTVRRHTMDLAATLEPQAQGLVPGTAIGDTTLMPPHLDDAMKATSLTHITAVSGSHFSLVFLMVLTLAAPLPRWAKAIVASVAMALFVILVHPQPSVLRAATMAAIAVLAIIIRRPPQGLTSLSWAVILLVTANPYLTTHLGFVLSVAATAGLVVGTTPIATALHRPSQPRRWMPEPLAYALAVPTAAWMACTPILIILDPSISVISVLANTLAAPALAPATIISLLGALIAPWAPPVALALFHVASIATSWISYVAVTCAQLPFARLPWWEGPQGVCAAALAMLAFASVLSLFHPDARAWWGTTIHSVQRRTIMQVAALITTARDTQFFPPRGSAPTITPPAVLRRCALILLCTLVIVVIRPTWLTYWWPTTDQWTLIACDVGQGDAFLVKDPTGHIIMVDVGPPNSGITRCLNKAGVARIDTLIISHAHADHQGALPEVLNAVDVGAVHVSQRYSDDSDDRALLDQHTGGRTRIISHSAGERVLLSPTTTMNILWPMPPARVSAPSRDSDPRNNDSLVVQLTVTGPNEPLTLTFLGDLEEDAQDKLAHALISQQDPSPPGWHIVKLAHHGSRSQSEMLAAVLAPDLVVVGVGAHNTYGHPHADALDLYRGAAIMRTDICHTFDVSVTRGVLASHMCSPQKEQ, from the coding sequence GTGAAAGTTCGAGACCTACGGCTCGTCCCCCTCGCTCTCCTCACCTGGATCGCGGTTGCCTGTGCCCGACTATCACTATCGTGGGCTCTCGGCGTCCTCGCGCTCCTTATGATCGGTGCTGCGGTGGGCGTCATTGCAGGGTTACGGCATTCCCCACGCCCCACTGCATGGGCCACAGGCCTTGTACTGGCCGCCCTCATTTCTTCATTCGCTGTCACACACATGGTCATCCTGCACCAACGAACACACCACGCCCAATGGCCGCAAGCTGTGACAACAACAGCCGAGGTGTGCATCAACGGCACAGTTGCCACAGCATCACAGCCCACCTCACAGTCAACACCTGACCAGCCACGATGGTACACAGACCTCGTTGTTGACACCCTGACCGTGATGATCATTCACGACGCTCCCCTGGAACGAGGAGATCGCATCACAGCCTGTGGAACAACACGCGAAGCACCTCGAACAAGCCACCGTGTTGCTCTACTCGATACCCACACAATCACCACCCACGCACACCCCACCGGTCCAACCGCCTGGTCCAACACCGTGCGGCGTCACACCATGGACCTTGCCGCCACGCTTGAACCCCAAGCACAAGGACTTGTCCCAGGAACCGCAATCGGCGACACCACCCTCATGCCACCACACCTCGACGACGCCATGAAAGCAACCAGCCTCACCCACATCACCGCAGTCTCTGGATCCCACTTTTCCCTGGTGTTCCTCATGGTCCTCACCCTGGCAGCGCCCCTACCCCGATGGGCCAAAGCAATCGTCGCGTCAGTAGCGATGGCCCTGTTCGTGATTCTCGTTCACCCCCAACCAAGCGTCCTTAGAGCAGCAACAATGGCTGCGATCGCCGTTCTCGCGATTATTATCCGCCGCCCACCGCAAGGGCTCACCTCCCTGTCCTGGGCAGTGATCCTTCTCGTGACCGCCAACCCCTACCTCACCACCCATCTCGGATTCGTTTTGTCCGTTGCCGCAACCGCAGGGCTCGTCGTGGGAACCACCCCCATCGCCACAGCCCTGCACCGGCCCTCACAACCACGCCGATGGATGCCAGAACCGCTCGCCTACGCGCTCGCGGTCCCCACCGCGGCCTGGATGGCGTGCACCCCCATCCTCATCATCCTTGACCCCTCTATCTCTGTGATTTCTGTTCTTGCGAATACGCTGGCGGCCCCAGCTCTTGCGCCGGCGACGATCATCTCGCTGCTGGGGGCACTCATTGCACCATGGGCGCCGCCTGTTGCACTGGCCCTTTTCCACGTGGCGAGCATCGCGACCTCGTGGATTTCCTATGTTGCTGTCACCTGCGCGCAGCTTCCCTTTGCGCGCCTACCGTGGTGGGAAGGGCCACAAGGTGTCTGTGCCGCAGCACTTGCCATGCTTGCTTTCGCCTCCGTGCTCAGTCTCTTTCATCCTGATGCCCGAGCGTGGTGGGGCACGACTATCCACTCAGTGCAACGCCGCACAATTATGCAGGTGGCCGCTTTAATCACTACTGCGCGCGATACCCAGTTCTTTCCTCCGCGCGGTAGCGCACCGACGATCACACCACCAGCCGTACTGCGCAGATGTGCACTGATCCTCCTGTGCACCCTGGTCATTGTGGTGATCCGACCGACGTGGCTGACTTATTGGTGGCCCACAACCGACCAGTGGACTCTCATTGCCTGTGACGTTGGGCAAGGTGACGCTTTCCTCGTCAAAGACCCAACCGGGCACATCATCATGGTTGACGTGGGACCACCGAACAGCGGGATCACCCGGTGTCTGAACAAAGCCGGGGTGGCACGCATCGACACGCTCATCATTTCTCATGCTCACGCAGATCATCAAGGTGCACTACCTGAGGTGTTGAACGCCGTCGACGTGGGAGCTGTGCATGTTTCGCAGCGGTACAGTGACGACTCGGATGACCGCGCACTTCTCGACCAACACACGGGCGGAAGGACCCGCATCATCAGCCATAGTGCAGGGGAGCGTGTGCTGTTGTCACCTACCACGACGATGAATATTTTGTGGCCAATGCCTCCAGCCCGAGTTTCTGCACCCTCCCGTGATAGTGATCCACGTAATAACGATTCGTTGGTCGTGCAACTTACTGTCACTGGCCCCAATGAGCCGCTCACGCTGACCTTTCTTGGTGATCTTGAGGAAGATGCGCAGGACAAGCTCGCGCACGCCCTCATCAGCCAACAGGATCCCTCACCTCCTGGGTGGCACATCGTCAAGCTGGCGCACCACGGCTCACGAAGCCAAAGTGAGATGCTCGCCGCCGTTCTTGCGCCAGATCTTGTTGTTGTTGGTGTGGGGGCACACAACACCTACGGCCACCCTCACGCTGATGCGCTCGACTTGTACCGTGGTGCTGCCATCATGCGCACCGACATCTGCCACACTTTTGACGTGAGCGTCACACGCGGGGTACTCGCTTCCCACATGTGTTCACCGCAGAAGGAACAATGA